atTAGCTTCaactgtacaacacagtgatttgatatttttatggaTTACGAAATGACCGTCTCAATGAAACCAGTTGCCATCCATCATTGTACAAAACTGTTACATTACTGACTATATACCCTatgtgtacattacatccccCTGACATATTTAAGCTgaaagtttgtatctgttaatctcctTATCTATTTTGTCCATCCCTATCTTTTCATGCCAACTGGACCTGACACAATTTGCCCTGTTCAAGTTGACTCCAGGTCATTGCTATGGACACTAATCATTGAGTTGGGCTGGACTATAAGGTGTGTCCTTAGTGTATCAGTTTAATCATCCAAGAAATGGCCACAGgctatcttatttttaaagctgtatCCTGTTTTCTTTCTAAAGTTTTTGCTTGCTGATTATATTATTTATGCCTCCAGTAGCCCTTTGATGTCTTCTATTCTATCCTAGGCTCACAAACCATGCTGAGTTACAGTTGTGTATAAAGAAAGACTGAGAGCCTTAGGAGTTTTTCTGTAAGTACTCTGCATGAGTTTTGATGTGTGGATTTTATATAATCTACACAAAATTTTGCTGCTCTAGGGTTTTTAAAGGTTAACTTTTAGAGTTTAGCTTTGAAAGTATTAGACAGTTATGGTTTCTAGGAAGAGAACTTTCAGATAAGTGATATATCATTATAGTTAGGGTTAATATAGACAAACTAAAGCTCATTAATTTGGATTCCCCTACTTTATAATCTGAAACTGTCTTATTTATAAACAAGGTTAGGAGTTTACTATTTCAGCACCtacaaaaagaaaggagagagttgGTGGTAAATTAATATCTTAGAATCACATGGGTAATGTGTTTCATTTACACACGAAGCAAgtatttgttgctattgttcagtcactaagtcgtgtctgactctttgtgatgccatgcattgtagcatgtcaggcttctctgtgctcccctgtcttctggagtttgctcaaattcatgtccattcagtcagtgatgctatctaactatctcatctgcTGCtgcccccttcaatctttcccagatcgaggtatttttcagtgagttggttcttcacatcaggtagccaaagtattcatCAGCTTCATCAACAGTCCTTTCAACGAATATTCAGAGTTGGAAACTTGActatatttatctgtttattagtATGGATCCCATTAAGCCATCTACTTAGTAAAACAATCCACTGTATTTATTTGGgaataacaataacaaacaaTGAGACCTCAGTTAATCAATCCACTGAGAAAGAAGTTCATCTGAATAAAGTCAGCCTGGTatgcagagacacagagaactgATGGAAGCCCTCAGTCCTTAGCTAGTGGTAGTGACagttaagaaaagagaaagccaAGACCATTCTAGTGGGGAAGTTAAAAGTCAGCAGTGTCTTCAGTTCAGGAATAACGGGTGTGGGGTCATGTCCCAAGGAAGCAGGAATATACCCCACAAGCCTGAGAGAGTCTCAGCCTCCCTTTGGAGCACAACTGGAATGGAATATGTTTCTGACATTTCTCTGTGAAGCGAGTTCCTGAAAAAGAAGAGTCAGTATTAGCGGTATTCCCTTATAGCTTTGAAAGAAATTCTGACTTTACATTAAGTCAGACTGGTCTTCCCACCAATTAATAGACAGCTCAATACGTGCTAGGCATCATGCtaagtgttttacatatattctttcatttaagCCTTGTGAACTTTGCAGGGAGATATCATCTCATtgtataaatgaggaaactgcaaTTTGGTTAAAATGATTCACCTAACCAAGGTAGTGAATGGTGAAATTAGGTTTCAAACCCAGCTCTAACTCCACAGCCTGCTATCTTAACCATTAGCATGTACTGTAGTTCCTCAAGAGATAGGATAAGACAGATATTCTTGGGTGCTATAAGAGGTACATGTCAGTAACTAAGCTGAGACTCAGGGGTTCTTCAAAGCCCTCCTTACCTATGTTCAAGCCCCTGGAGCAATGACCTTCAGCTAGTCCTGGCCTGGGACGATGATTACAAAATGCATGAACGAGAAAGGACAACATAAGTGTCctaatttctaaaataatcatCCTTGGGTCTACCTCTATGCAATCCAGATGAAGTTATCGCTCAATGTTTGAAACTGTGACCAAGGCCAAACTGGAAACATGCTTTAACTTTCAGGAACAAAATTGTCAACATCAGCGGGTCAGTCCTGCACTAGCTAGCACTGGTGGTGAAATTCATGCTATTTTCATGGCGCTGAAAAAATAAGTGGCTATTGTTTAGAGCAAAGGATCAATATCGAAACTGTGTGAAATGAATTCGCAAGTGTTAAGAGATACTTATGAGGGGGTGAATAGCAAGAATTGCTCTTATGAAGAGCAAGAATTGGTTCAGGAAAGATGTCCACGATGATGTACAAATTGATCTTCCAATCATTGATAGGACCCcaatggaaataatgaaaagGTCAAAGATTTGCTTTGTTAAATGTCTTAATGCCTTGCAATAGTAAGAACGTTGGCTGGAAATCCAATCTGGATGAAGAAGCTAACTTGTTCTGGAAGAAACCGTAAACACAAGCAAGTTTCTGAAAAGATACTAGTGCATTTTGAATAATGAATGGAAACAGGAAGGACTTGACATTTGTACTGAACTTTCACGGGAAGTTGGATAAAACAAAGTATTTTCAAGCAGAATAGTAACCAGGGTTGCAGATGGCTTTCTAGTATATTGAAGAAGTGAAAGTGCTAGAAACCTCAGAGGCAAATTCAGTGTGCCAGAGATCCCAAAATAGGTGCAGGACCCAACCACACATCAGGATAACTATTCTTCCAACAATGATACTATTCTGCTAACAATGATTATGCTATCCATGTAGAATTCAATTCTCAAAGACAGGCAGGCAGGCTAATAGGGTAGTCATTCTATAGTACTATTAGAATTATATGCCTGGCTTCTTTGCCACAACAGTGCTGAGGTTGGcaatttttcaattttagttGTGCCTAAGGGCATTAACAAAAACCCTGTGGGTTCAGCCCTGTCCTTGGCTCTTGGAATAATTATAGTCTTGAACATGAGAAATAGTAGAGATTCAGGCTTACTCTGACTTTTGCATCCCATAAATTTATTGGAGTCCTGCTTAATTTTGTATAACTTCTTCTAGAATCCAAATCTCTTATTTGGGTCCCCAGTTGACAATCCATTTCCCCTGAGAGTAGCATTCTGATTTGCCTCTCTTCATGCCTTTCtaacccttgtgtgtgtgtgttaatcatgcagtcatgtccgactttatgtgaccccatggactgtagcccgctaggctcctctgtccgtggaattctccaggcaagaatactggagtgggtagccattcccttctctagatgatcttccttacccagggatcgaacccaggtctcctgtgtctccagcactgcagattGATTCCTTACTTCTGAGCCACTGAGGGAACTCCTTTGTGGCAGGACTCTGTCCCTTACTTTAGAACTATGCTTCTATCAGCTCTGAGAACCTCCTGGATTCCTTCTGCCTATTTCTTGCACTGAATTCTACTATTGACACTTCCAGGTGTCCCTGACATTTTGGTCACCTCTTTGAGTTCGTTTCATAATACTTAAGTCCTTCTTAGAGTTAATGTAAGCCCTGATGGCCTATCTGATCTTTAGATTGTGGCCATCTCTGATTTGACCCGTAAACCTAGACAACATTTAATGACTCACAATGTTaagaataataaagataataataataataataatcattctTTGAATGATACCCTCAATCTCCAAAGTTACTTTACTTATCACACTAAACTCAAAGGGACTTTTGACCATTTGTGGAATGTAAATCCATCCTCAGAAGATGAAAGTTAATTTCAGCTGAGGAAATTCAATAGACTGTATCTAAGGAGCTAAAGAAAATACTCAAAAATAAGTTCCATTGATTTTATCTTTAGAATCAATGGAATAAGTATATAGTTTTCCAGTGGACTtcaatgaaaaggacaactctCATTTGTATATGTAAATTTTGATAACTTTGTCACATAATCCCTCCAATTACTTTAGTAGTACTGTGAAACACCATTTGATATCAGTTTTATTAAACACTAATCTTGACCAGCTAGAATAGTAGTGATACCAGACATCATGTCCCCACACTTTGCTTTTGTCTTCATTCATGTTTATACCAGGAATGATCTTACACTACAGATGAAGTTGGGCATAGACGATCAATTTGAAGAGTCTATAGAACTTGAGAAGCGGAAGGAACACTAAAGCTTAGAAACAGTGGAGCCCCCTGCCAGAAAGCCCTAAATACTGTTTGCCTGTATTCCTGGTTTGTACTAAAATTAACCTGTGAATCCCACTCAGACCCCAATTCATTTGCTTGGGTTCCTGATGATACTTGTCTAACTCTTGGCAATCCTCTACTCTTAAGGCACTGAAATCTGTCTCTAGGTCCTCTCTCTGGAGTTCTAGCTCTAGATATGATACTCTGGAACACAATTAGAAACTTGCACAATCAGTGCCATTGCCTTGAGAGGCTGCCATGCAGCCTCCCCCACATCCTAGCCTAGCCACCTTGCATAAAAAAATCTAACATGGATGTGTTCTTAATTTTGAGGCAAGTACTGCTGGCAAACTTCTTTCAAGGCAAGACTGAAGTCCGTGTTGCTTCTTCTTTACCTTGACTTGCTCATTCCAGAtttcttctccctctttcctcAGCGAGGAAAGTACCAGCAAAGTACCAGCATGGAGGTACCAGCAAGCCATCTGGCCAAAACAGCGAGGGTTAAGGTATAAATTGAAGCTGGAGCTCTTCTAATCTAGTATGACAGTTTGTACTGATCAGGTTAATGAGGATAATTTCTCTTTGGCTTGTACAGAGACCTGAAAATGTAATCTGATCTGCTATTAATTACCCTGTCCAATCATTAACATAATGTTTCACTGAATAGAGAAAGACTATTCACACTGCAGGAGCAGTGTATCAACCAAagcaccataaaaaaaaaaaaaaaagtgctgcctTTTGTATTTGGCAGGGAAGCTGTACTATCACTGTGAGAAGGACATGCACTTTGACGTGTTTCTCACCAGTAGGGATGAGTTGTCCTGAGCCGTACACCCTCCTCCAGTTCCCACGGGGAAATTACACAGAGGTGTGTGATGACTGGCACAGAATAGGGAGATACACTGTGGTTTTGGGAACAGAGTGAAACTAATTAGTCCACAACAAGATTAAATAACTGCATCTTGAGTGACAGGAACATAATgctttatcaaataaataaaataactttagatggctcttttccattcttttatcaacaagtatttattgaacgaTTATTCCTTGTTAAGCTCTGTGCTGGGCGCTAGGGATGTAGTATTCAAACAAAACAGACGCAGATCCTGTTTTGTGCAGTTTATAGTCCAGGTAGAGGacggatgtatatatatatatatatatataatctcatgCAGAACATTCTAGTGCAGCTGTGAGacatttataatgaaaaagtgaactgaactgaagtaaacttTTTGGGAGAAGACTGGGGGAAAATACTCTTTTTCAAttccatattaaaaaagtaaacaaacaaacaaacaaaagaaaacgtGAAAAAGCTAGGGTGCTCTAAGAGCATGTGATAAAGAAACTGGGTGGAACTCAAAGAATGAGCCAAGTAAATAGTGAagtgaggaagggaagaaagaatggcATCCACGAAAGTTATGAGGAGGCAAGCAGGCTTGAGGAGCATCCAGGAAGGAAATGAGTTCAGAGAGCAAAAAAGCAACGAAATATGAGACTGAGAGAAGTGTTACATCTTTTTTGGCCATGAACACACTCTAGATGGGCTACAGGCCCTTGAAAGTTGGCAGGTTATGTTGGTCACTTCCATGGTGCATTCGGACTTTTTCCTAAGGGCAATGGGAAATAGTTGAAGGTTTCTAAGCCCAGTTGAGCTTAGActagtagattaaaaaaaaaaaaaatccatatagctAACACACCAAACAAACCCCTCAACTATCTCAGAAACCCGGAttcaagaataaaagaaagacatGTGTGGATGGAGCAGATGTAGCCTTTCCACTCTCTATCTGCACAGAAGGCTAGGCAGAACCCCTGAGAGGCCAAAAAGTAATTACACTTCTACTCTGGATCCATGTCTTAACCACAAGGAGTGTGTTCTGCAGGCTCTATTTTCTAATTGAGGGTAATTACAAGAAGTTAAAGCTAGATTAGAGACAATTAGACCCTATACAAGAGGGAACTCTGTGGGTGGTCAGGAAGGGAGTAGGAAGAACCAGCTGGGAAAGTGTTTCCCAAACCACTTGGCATTCTTTGACTCATATTACAGGAGGAGGTTTTTTTTAGGGGGGAAGGAGTCTATCTGCTCCCGTGTAGTGCCTACCTGGAGGGCAGGCAGGTGAAATaggtaaagacacacacacacacacacacacacacacacacacacacacatcactgacAGCCAGTCAAGATTGCCTTTTCCTCAAGCCAAAGTGCTAGAAGCCAGTAAGTGgaaacaaagaggaaaggaaggtgaAGGTCCCGTTACTATCCAATTTAAGACATCTTATTTGAGCAACTCCTTTTTTTGTGCTGCTCTGGATCTAGATGCTGTGGGAGATGCATGGTGAGCAGGTGATCTTCCCTTTAGAAGGTTTCCAATTCTATTTGAGGTGTTTGGTGTGGCTGGAGCccggagggagagaaggagattgGTGAGGGGTGAGGTCAAGAGGGGGCCACAAGCCAGGAGGAGGAGCTCTGACTCCTTTTCAGGGGCATTGGAGAACCACGGAGAGTGATGAACTGTGAGAGTGTGGTGTCAGGTGTGGGTTTTAGGAAGGTACATCTAGCCGCTGTGGGGAAGGTGGATGAGGGGGCATGGCAAGGAGCAAGATTAGGGGGCTCCGTCAGCGCTGCCTGTGGGGGGAGTTGGGGATGTCTATGACCATGAGGAGAAAAATGAGGAGGAGAGGCCAGAAAAAAAAGTGACTTGTTTTAAACTCTCTTCATCCACCAAGCCTCCATCACTTTGATTAGTCATTGATTCATTCAATCAACAAACAATTATCTTGCATCTGTGTAGAGCACAGGGATAGGGGGCATCAAGAATAATAAGGATGATGTTTTTCCAGTCTTCAAGGGGCTTAATTGAAATGAGCAGGACAGTCAATAGCTGCTCTACGATTTTAGACATGGTTCTGATCAGCGGAGGGGCAGACAATCTAAGAAACAGTAGGCAGTGTGAGTGTGCATAGCCCTAAGGAGAGGCACAGTGGACGGCATCTAAGTTTATAGGAGAACAGTATGgtggctgtgtgtgtatgtagaggtgtgtgtgtgtgtgtgtgtgtgtgtgtgtgtgcagacacGTGGGCACATTGGGCACATGCACATAATGAAACCAAAAACTTTAACACCAACAGATGTTTctataacacacacacagcaagagagacaaagacagagagagagacttttGCAGCAAGCAAATTTGGGTGTTTTGAATTTTCCCCTAAGAGGCATGTCTGGCAAACTGATTTTACCATGCAAGGATTACCCTGGAATTCCCAAGAACATTAGGTCTGTAAGGATTCAGGGAGGGTTCCTGCTCTGTTGGCCCTTTCCCTTGAAGGAGGGAGCAGCAGTGGGCTGAGCCCCCAAGTACTCAGCCTAGTGCTTGGTGTCCTTCACAGAAGCCCAGGCTGTTCGGAGAAAAAAAATACtccctgggggtggtgggggcccGGAGCTCCCCTTAGCAGATGCCCAGTGACTCATAAGCCTTCTCACTGCCTTCTGAACATCCTTGTTTCTCAGGCTGTACACGATGGGGTTGACCATGGGAGTGACCACAGTGTAGAACAAGGAGAAGATCTTGTTCAGGACAGCAGCCCGGGTCGCTGCGGGGATGGCGTACACTGTTCCCAGTGTTCCATAGTACAGCGTGACCACTgtgaggtgggaggagcaggtggagaaggctcGTCGCTTTCCTGCAGCTGATGGAATCCTGAGGACAGCAGCCACAATGTGGATATAGGAGGCTACGGTGAGTACGAAGGGCACCATGGTGACGAAGGAGGCCAGGAGGAAGGTGGTTTTCTCCACAATCTCAGTATCAGAGCAGGCCAGCTTCAGCACAGGGGCCAGGTCACAGAAGAAGTGGTCGATCTTATAGGTTGCACAGAATGGCAGCTGAAAAGTCATGGCAACAGTGACCACAGGGGTTAGGAAGCCACCCAGCCAAGAGCCGCTTGCAAGCAGGACACACGCGTGGAGGTTCATGAGCGATGGgtactggagggggctgcagaTGGCAAGGTAGCGGTCGTAAGACATGGCAGCCAGCAGAAAGCACTCAGCTACTGCCATGGAACCGAAGAAGTAAAACTGCACCACACAGCCCACAAAAGAAATCACCTTGGGACCTACCAGAAGGGTCTGCAGCATCTTAGGGGCAATAGAGGTAGTGTACCAGATCTCAAGGAAGGAGAAATTGGACagaaagaagtacatgggggtttGGAGGTTACGATCAAGGGAAATGATGATAAGGATAAGAAGGTTCCCCAGCAAAGTCACTACATACATTCCCAGAAATAtcccaaaaagaaaaaactgtaaccCATGGAGATTCCCGAATCCCAGCAGGAGGAATTCTTTGACTGTGGTCAGATTAGCCATATCTGTGAGATTCACGCGTTAGACCTGAGGAAAGGAGAGACATAGAGCCAACTGGAAAAAGAGACATGCTACTGGGTAGCACCGTCAGATATGTCATATATTATAAAACTCAAAGACCCTCATTTTTCTTGTCTGGaatacattttctgttttgttctactAGGTGTATTTACCTAATAGCCACAGAGAAATCAGAAACTAGGCCCTGGAGAGTTAACAGAGAGGAtgtctcttttgctcttttcCACTCTTTTCCTTGACATAACAGGTGATGAATCTACCTTTGGGAGACTCACAGTGGGAGGCAAACATGTCTTAATGGGGACATAGCAAGAAAGCTTCTCTCAACTCAGCTTTTAAGACTCAATGGAAATGTGactctaaaattataaaataacacTGGAATTCACATCACCCCATCTCCCCCCAGACCCCTAAATCAGGGTGGATTTCACCAGGAGTGTaattggagggaggaggggaattCAGAACTATTGATCTTAAAGTACCTGTAAGAAAAATAAGAGTTTCTGCCAGGCTCTGGGGACATGTAGCTGATTGCTTCCATGGCATCAAATTCCTATGGAAATTGAGGGGAAAATGTATGTAAAGTTATTCACTTGAAATGTTAGAGAAAAATAATGTTCCATCCCTCATAAATGAAAATGACATTCCTGACTCACAAGCAGTAGGATGTGCATTTAGAGTTATTTTTTCCAGTAGCAGGCATGGGTTAGCAGTGAGTCATGAAAgcagctcccccatccccacaAGCATACCTCCCCCACGACGCTCAAAGACCCAAATTTGTGAAATGGCTGTCTGGTCTTAGGGCTTGAGCCGTGCAATAGAATTAACAATCAATCTGTGCTGTGGCCTAACTTAGAGGTAAATGCGAGGCCAGACGTAGGGGCTTGGTTCAGCTGCTGGTGTAGGCTGAAGGCTCAGTCTGTGGCCAGGAAATAGAGCAAAGCCATCTTTGCTGCTTTGCTTGGGGTGATGACAACGTGTCCCTAAAAGGTTACCATTAAGTcatatttttgtaaatgaaatcCTATTTTAAATCCACTCGGGGAACTGCCTATTCAAAGAACTCATTAAGAATGCTTCTGTGACATGAAAGAATTCCTCCATAATTTATCCTTTGTGCTAATATAAATTGGTAATACCCTGGGCTTGTGTGAAGGAGGGTCCACCTCTAACGGGGATCTCCAGGACATTCAGGGAGCCTAAGGTGGTACTGAATATAATTACAGTGCGTAAAGAAAATCAATCAGCAAGTGGAGTTGTCTCTGGGGGTGATGACTGCTTCCTAATTGGGGGATTAAGCTGCAGTGTCCTATTACTTACCATTTTACCCTGTCTTCAGAGACTGGCAGCCAGCATTCAGAACTGAAATTAGCATCATTAGATTTTTATCATTCAATCCTAAATCTCATTAGTTAATAATGAATAAGCTTGacttttcccttttgatttaCAGGTATGGTCTTTAAATGCCTCCAAATTCAAAGGCATACCAGCTTCCCTAAATCCTTGCCCATCCTCTCTTTCTTGCACTGAAGACATTAATGTGGCCAAAGAGAGGCTTCAGCTCAGGatactattcattcattcagtcagtcattcactcaCCACATATTTTTAGACACTTAACTCTGTGTCATATTATTGGGCTAGGTAGGCTCTGGAGATAAAATTATGAACAGAAAAGTAATGGTCTCACTGTTTTCAGAACTTACATCCTACTAGTGgaggtgattttaaaaataacagtaaaactACTATTGTGGTCAGTTCTATGAGGGAGAAAAACTGGGTCTTAATATAAAAAACAATACAGGGAGAGGTCATTTCATTTTGACAAGATGCTCAGGGAAGATCTTTCTGAAGAAGTCATATTTTAGCTGAGATCTGATCAATATGGACTAGGCATCTAGGAGACCAATCCGAAGGGAGGTATTACAGGCAGAGAGCATGTGCAAAAGTCCTGAGTGAGATAAGCACGTGACTACTAGAAGCATTAGAACTAAcaagcaaacagcaaaaacaagaactgtAACTGGAGGGCTACAGGTGAGGGAAAGAGTGAAAGGAGGTGAGTTTGTAGAATGCATATCTGACTTACATTTTGAAAAGATCCCTCAGGCTTCTGTGTGGAGAATGACTGTAAGggaccaaaagggaaagggagaaaactcGTAAGGAAGCTAGAATAGTAATACAGGTAAGAGATGGAGATCAAGTTGGGATGGAGTAAAGTGAATTAATTTTAAGACTTTTAATATagtagaatatgtatatatatgtatgtgtatatatatacatactcatCTGTATGCATATTATGCTTTACTAAACACAGAGAGCTCAACTCAGtggtctgtgacaacctggagcgGTAGGatagggtgggagatgggagggaggttcaggagggaagggaaCTATATATGCTTGtgactgattcttgttgatgtatggaagaggccaacacagtattgtaaggcaattatctttccaattaaaaaaagtagTGAAATGACATAGGTTGCAGACAAACTGCATTAGAAGAGGGcatgaagaaaaggaaggaattaaGGATGAATCCTAGTTTCTGGCTTAAGCAACTGTATAGATGGTCCTCTCTTTTCCTGAGGATCAAGTAGGTAACTTAGTTTGAGGGggattttcttttggtttctttccatccatccatccatccatccacccttccttccttcctttctttttgttaGATCTAGTGGGTGATGATCCATTGCTGTGATGACAGTTTTAGTCctcctgtgggtcaggaatctggtAACAGAGTCTCAGCCCTGAGAGACAGGGCTCCCACTGTGGCCACACAGAAAGCTTAAGGAAAAGTCTAACAAACTCATGTCCTTGTTTTCAAAAAGGACCAAGGAAGAGCGTGAACATGTCACTGTAACCTTTACTCACTCTGCAGAAATTGCTCAAAGCACAGGGTTAGCAACTGCATACCAGGAGCATCTTGTGCATAGGAAAGCAAATTCCATGTGGGACTGTTGAACTCTCTTCAGTGTGAGTCTCTAAGAAGCCTTCATTAATGGCAACCCAACTACCTAGAGCTTTCAATgatctgagttgtttttttttttttaattctgttatgTCTCATTTTGCCTTTGTGTGCATGAAAGAGATAATGAAACAAGCTTAGTCAAGAAAACAATTTTCAGGAGATATTCTAGGGTCAGAATACATTCAGTTCTACTCTCcctctcttcattttatttatagttcTGACCAATCAAAATTAATGCTCAGAATAATGGCTTGGAAGCTCTGAAAAATCCTCAATCAGTAAAGACTGATTCAAGTATATCATTATACTTGATTTACTAAGTCTGGACAGTGGACTGTGATAGCTTAGTGGAATATTTCTTTTAAGCAAATACAATAGAAAACAGCTTTGTTCTTACCCTTCAGTTACCCAGAAAATCTAATTAAACATATGccctttccccttttcctttgaTGTTCCCTTAATCATGACTTGCCTTGGTATTAATTTTCTTATGTCCTGATAGTTAACAAAAAAATATTCACTAACATGAAAAATTGTTTGGTgctcaatgtaaaataaaatcatcCAAATTTACCTCCTGCACCATCTTCAAGATGCTAATAGTTGCAAAAGTACAATAATGAAATTGGAAGTGTAGCAACATAACTAGGAAGTGAGAGACTAGAGAATGAGCCCAAACTCATTACCTCTTCTAGAGTCAGTCCTCTTGGAAAAGGGGGTGATGAGGAGGAATCTGAAGAATGGCTGATGATTAGtgctggaagggagaaatatacAGCTTGATAAGGAGAGCAATGATCTGACTATACCTGTCAGATACCATCTGATCCAGCAAATTCACTGCAGTGTATGTATGCAAAGGAGATGGAATCaatatctcaaagagatatctgcatccCCATGTTAATTGCAGCAATATTCATTATAGCCAAGATAccaaacagcctaaatgtccaccgatggataaataaataaaatgtggtacacacatacagtagaatattattcagccttaaaaa
The nucleotide sequence above comes from Capricornis sumatraensis isolate serow.1 chromosome X, serow.2, whole genome shotgun sequence. Encoded proteins:
- the LOC138071638 gene encoding olfactory receptor 6N1-like; this translates as MANLTTVKEFLLLGFGNLHGLQFFLFGIFLGMYVVTLLGNLLILIIISLDRNLQTPMYFFLSNFSFLEIWYTTSIAPKMLQTLLVGPKVISFVGCVVQFYFFGSMAVAECFLLAAMSYDRYLAICSPLQYPSLMNLHACVLLASGSWLGGFLTPVVTVAMTFQLPFCATYKIDHFFCDLAPVLKLACSDTEIVEKTTFLLASFVTMVPFVLTVASYIHIVAAVLRIPSAAGKRRAFSTCSSHLTVVTLYYGTLGTVYAIPAATRAAVLNKIFSLFYTVVTPMVNPIVYSLRNKDVQKAVRRLMSHWASAKGSSGPPPPPGSIFFLRTAWASVKDTKH